The following is a genomic window from Microcoleus sp. bin38.metabat.b11b12b14.051.
AATATATCCAGACGATTGACTGTATCTAACCCAAATTTTTGAAATATGTGCTAACTCTTGACTACATACTCACAACAGTGAAGAATATGCAAAAACAGAAGCAACAAACCAACCAACCTATGAACTTTTCCCAGAAATCAGGCAAAAGTGCCACACCCTCAAAAACGCACACAACCGAGAATCTCCGTGTACCACGATTGCGGAAAATACTTTTAGCTGCCGGCATAGCCTCTCTTTGCGCTAGCTGTCAAAGTCCTCAAACACCCACCGCCACAACAACTCCCGGCAGCACTCCGGGATCAACTCCCGCAGCCACTCCCGTCGCTGTCAGCACCCCCGGAGACCCAAATACTGTCAAAATAGTCTCCATGCTCCCCATGACAGGCAGCGCCTTGGGTCAAGCTCAAACAATGGTCAACGGCATCAAACAAGCACTCGCCGAAACCGACTCCAAAGCTTGCGACGGTAAAATCAAAATCGAATACGAAGTTCTTGATGACGCCACCGCCGCCGCCGGCAAATGGGACCCGTCCCAAGTAACATCCAACTCTAACAAAGTGGCCGCTGACGGTTCGGTAGTTGCTGCCATCGGTCACTATAACTCCGGTGCAGCAAAACTTTCGATTCCCGTGCTCAACCAAGCTAACGTTGTGATGATCAGTCCGGCGAACACTTATCCGGGACTGACTAAACCGGGAAAAGGTGAACCGAAAGAACCCAACGTTTATTATCCCGCAGGTACTCGCAATTTTACCCGGGTTGTGCCTGCTGACGACCTTCAAGGTTCTGTCGCCGGTAACTGGGCGAAATCTTTAGGCGTGCAAAAAGTCTTCATTTTGGACGACCAAGAACTTTACGGTAAAGGTATTGCTGACGTTTTTGAAGCAACTGCTAAAAAGTTGGGCATTCAAGTCCTCGGCCGGGAGGGGATTGATATCAAAGCTAGCGACTACAAGGCGCTAATGAATAAGATCAAAGCTTTAAATCCAGACATGATTTACTTCGGTGGCACTACTCAGAGCAACGCCGGACAAATAATTAAAGACATGAGAAATGTCGGGATGACTGCTGAGGCGGTTAAGTTGATGGGCCCCGACGGCATTAAGGAGCAAGCTTTAATTGATGCTGGAGGCAAAGATGCTGAGGGTGTTTATGCTACTTTTGGTGGCTTGCCTCCTAAAGAATTGACTGGTGAGGGCGCCAAGTGGTACGAAAGTTACAAGGCAAAATATAATGCTGAACCGGAAGCTTATGCAGCTTATGCTTATGAATCTGCTAAAGTGGCGATCGCAGCAATTAATAAAGTCTGCAAAAACGATCGGGCTGCGATCCGCGATGCTGTCTTGGCAACTAAGGATTTTAACGGGGTACTTGGCAATTGGAGTTTTGACGCTAACGGCGACACGAGCTTGGCTGTAATGTCAGGAAATGTTGTTAAAGGCGGCAAGTGGGAGTTTGTGAGCGCCCTGAAGGCGGAATAATTAGTCAGGAGTAATTCCTAATCGGTTTGTAGTAAGGACTTTAGTCCTTATAGTTAAATTTGGAATGACTGAAGTCCTTATAATCAAATTTGGAAGGACTGAAGTCCTCACTACAAACCTAATTTTTCGGTTTGTAGTAAGGACTTTAGTCCTTATAATCAAATTTGGAAGGACTGAAGTCCTTATAATCAAATTTGGAAGGACTGAAGTCCTCACTACAAACCTAATTTTTTGGTTTGTAGTAAGGACTTTAGTCCTTATAGTTAAATTTGGAAGGACTGAAGTCCTCACTACAAACCTATTACCACCGATCGATCGCCAAAAAACATGAAAAACTGGAAAAGTATTCTCTTATATATAGGTGTAGCGTACATAGTTTTGTTGTTAGGGCCGATCGCCGGATTTGACTTGCCCAAAATTATTGGGGAAATAGCTAGCAGTCCTGAGGTTTTAATCCAACAATTATTAGTAGGCTTGGTCAATGGGGCGCTGATTGCGATTATTGCTTTAGGTTATACGATGGTTTACGGCATTATTGAGTTAATCAATTTTGCTCACGGCGATTTGTATATGTTGGGTGCTTTTGCTTCGCTGACAGTGTTTGGAGCTTTTGGGATTCAAGACGGCGCACCTTTAGCTGTTGCGATACCGGTGATGTTAGTCGCTTTGGTTGTATGTTCGCTGTTTTGTGCTGGACTGAATATTGTTGTCGAAAAGTATGCTTATCGGCCGTTGCGCAATGCTCCTCGCTTGGCTCCGTTAATTTCGGCGATCGGGGTTTCGTTTATATTCCAAAATATGGGATTATTTTGGGGAGGATTGAAAGCTTTTATTCCGGTGATGGGTTCTAATTCGGCTGCTCCGAAAAGCTTCCCCGATTTGTTGCCGCGAGTTAATATTCTCAAAGTTTTGGGAATTCAAACAAGTATTGTGTTTACCACTAAGGATTTAATTGTGTTGGTGGTGGCTTTGGTATTGATGGTTTTGCTTCATGTGTTTGTGCAGTACACTCGTCTGGGAAAGGCGATGCGGGCAACTGCTCAAAGTCGCGATGCTGCTAAAATCATGGGAATTAATGTCGATCAGATTATTGCTCTAACTTTTTTGATCGGGGGAGCTTTGGCTGGTTCGGCTGGAATTCTGGTTGGTTTGTATAACAATACTATTGTTTTTACGATGGGTTTTACGGCAGGATTGAGGGCTTTTACGGCGGCGGTTTTGGGTGGAATTGGCAATATTGTCGGGGCGATGTTAGGAGGAGTTTTGATTGGGGTGCTTTCGTCTTTGAGCGATCAGTATTTGTCGAGCCGCTGGACTAATGCTTGGGTGTTTGGGGTTTTGGTGGTTATTTTGGCTTTTCGTCCTGGCGGTTTGTTGGGTGAGAATGTTCAGGAGAAGGTTTGAAGTTTCGGGGTTGAAACAATGGCAAAAGATACTTATCATAATTGCGATCGCCTGAAAATACGATCGCGAAATATCGAGTTAACCTGCGCTATGAAATTAGATATTCCCTGGTTTCAACCAGCCAAAAACTTCGCCCAAAGTCAACTGCATTTCCCCCATAAATTCGGGAATTGGAAGTATATCTGTCGGTTCTTGCAGTGCGATCGGCTGCTGCCCTGCGGGATAAGCTAAAATGTTTTTTTCATCAGGATCGAGCAACCAACCCATCTGACAACCTGCATTCAAACAGTGCAAAATATTGTTTATAACTTTGGTTTGGCTTTGGCCAGGGGACAAAATTTCTATTGTCCAATCTGGGTGAGCATTAAATGTATCGGCAATTTCGCCGTCAGCATCTAGGGGAATGCGATTCCACACAAAAATAGCGACATCGGGAATAATAGAACGTCCGCCAAAGGTGCAGCGAAGTTCTGGAAATGCCCAAGCAATCCGCTGAGGTTTGCCCACTGCATTAACCGTCGTGATGAGTTCTCCCTGAATTGTGCTGTGTTTTCCTTTTGGCATAGGTTTTTCTAAAATAGCACCGTTGATGTATTCGCTAGCGGGTTTGGTTTCTGGGAGTTGCAAAAACTCGTCCAGGGTGATAGTTTTTTGAGCAGCTTGTACCATATCGCGATCGCCCTTTTGAATTGTGTTGCGGTAACAGTTCCAGTATATTTCAATTTTCGATGGCTTTGCCCAAACAATCGCAGCCAAAGTATCCTAAACTGTAGCTAACCCGATCGCCAGCTTGCAGATCGATCTGTTCGTATCCCGTACATTGCTCGTTACCGGCCTTCCCTCTTCCAGATTCTTCTTATGTCAAACAAAATAATCCAAGCAATTAAATCGAGCGGTATATTAGGGGCGATCGCCTTTTTGACTGTTATACTATTCGGCGGTTGGAGTGGCACCGTGATCGGGTGGCTGATGGGCACGGCTGCGGGCTTCATGAGTTGTCAAAATCAGAAGGTGCAAAGCCCGATAATGGGTGCGACTGTCGGCAGTTTGGCGGGTTTGGGATTGGGCGTTTGGCTGTTGGTTGCTAGCGTGCTGGAAGGGGTTTTAGTTCGACCTTTTTCGGGTCAATCTGCTGTGGATTTGCCGACTACTCTACTGTACGGAATTTGCAGTTTGACGATCGCACTTTTGACAGCTACATTAATGGGCGCTTTGCAAGGTTTGCCGCAAGAACGCCAGCGGCAAGCAACTCTGGTAACATTAGCTTTTATCTTAATTCTGTTTCCGTTTATCGATCTTCAGGCTAAGACCGGCTGGATTGCTACGGTAGTACAGATTCAAATCTTTATTATGCTGGCCCTGGGTTTGAATATTACTGTGGGTTTTGCGGGTTTGTTGGATTTGGGATATGCGGCGTTTTTTGCGATCGGCGCTTACACGACGGCTTTGCTATCTTCCGGGCAGATAAATATTGCTTGGAATTTTTGGGTGGTTTTGCCGATCGCCGCGGCTGTAGCTGGAATTGCGGGCGTGATCTTGGGCATTCCGACACTGCGCCTCAAGGGCGATTATTTAGCAATTGTTACCCTCGGTTTTGGCGAAATTATCCCGGTGGTATTTCGGAATTTAACCGCGATTCGGATCGACGAACCAATCTCGAAGATTGTCGCTTCTGTTTTGGGTAAGCCAGAATTGGTGCTGTGTCTCGTTGGGTGCGATCGACCTTTTAACCTCACCGGCGGCGAAGCGGGCATAAACCCGATCGGGCGTCCATCTCTCCCCATCATCGGCACATTCAGCACCGGTAACTACTTTCCCTGGTACTACCTAATTTTACTGCTCGTTGTCTTCGCCTACTTCATGATTTCGCGGCTGCGAGATTCCCGCTTGGGACGGGCCTGGAATGCCATGCGCGAAGACGAATTAGCGGCGAGTGCGATGGGCATTAACCTGGTCAAAACCAAACTTTCGGCTTTTGCAATGGGAGCGACGTTTTCCGGCTTTGCGGGCGCATTTTACGCCGCGTACATCAGCGCAATTTTCCCCAGCGTCTTCGACTTCTCCGTCTCGGTGATCATCCTGTGTATGGTGATTTTAGGCGGGTTGGGCAACATGACAGGCGTAATTTTGGGCGGTATCATTATCATGTCTGCCGATCGGCTTTATCTACCCCAACTAGCACAAGTCCTCAAAGGTTTTCTGAACACCTTTGTACTTCCCAGAATTGCCATTCCCCAGTTAGCCGACTTTTTAGCAACCAGTTTAGACCCTATTCAACTGCGCTTATTTCTATTCGGTTTAACCCTAGTTGTCATGATGATCGTGCGGCCAGAAGGGCTGATTCCGGATAAGATTCACCAAGCAGAACTTCATTCAGATAGTGAAACAAACAATGAGTCTTTAGCTGATGCCAGAAGTCAATAGTAAGGATGAAACATTAGCCATGAGCAATGTCACTGGTACTGCTTTTATAGTTGCGGAATTTAGAGCCGAAGAAAATGAAGAAACAGCCCCGCTTTACACTGATAATATAGTAAAAATATGGCTGAATGATGAAACAAAAGAAATAGCTACAAAAATAGCTAAGAACTCTCCCGCGGCCAAAGAAATGGTTAAGCTGCGGACTAAATATTTTGATGACGTTTTGTCAAATCAAATTTTAGGAGGTTGTAAGCAAGTAGTTATTTTAGGCTCGGGCTTGGATACTCGCGCTGCGAGAATTAATGGAGAAAAAGCAACTTATTTTGAAATAGACGATAGCACTACACTGGAATTAAAAGCCAAAACTCTCAAAGCTTACAATGTCAATGCAAATGTGCGCTACATTCCCGGCGATTACGTAAAAGACGGTTTAATATCCTTGCTGAAACAGAGCGAATTTAATTTAGAGCTACCGACATATTTTTTGTGGGAAGGCAACACTACTTTGATTGCTAAAAAAGATGTAATATTTGTGTTAGAACAAATTCGCGACAATGTTAATGATTTTCGATTGTCTTTTGATTATATGTCGGAGCAGGTGATTTTGAGAACCACTGGCTACCAAGATATCAATGATTACATAGATAAATACGAAAGTATGTATACACCGTGGATTACTGGGTTTGAAAAGATTGCCACTTTAGCTGACGAACTCAATCTCAAACTTATTGAGAACTTCTCCACGGCAGATTTGCACGCACAATATCGTCCTGGCCGTACCCTGCAATCTAATCTGTTTAAGTTCTATTTTGTGTGTACATTAGAGAATGCAGTAGGGTGCGTCAATCCAGAGATTTGACTCAAGTCAAACAATATTATGCTGACGCACCTTACCAAATCCAAGTAATACCATTTTTACAAATTTTTGCTACAAAAGAAGTGTTTGGTTTATTTCCTCAATCATTTTTCAAGGTGCGTCGCTGCTAGATTGTCGATATTTAGTTCGGAATTTTTCGTGGCGACGCACCCTACGACTAATGTTGCATTCGCAAAGAAAAATTGGTATAACAAAAACTACCCAAAATCACAAATTTGAGGCTCAAATCCTGATGTATTCAGAAAGGTGCGTGACGCCAGAGGCCTGCTAGACTCCGCCTAAATCTATTTGCAGTCACGCACCCTACCGGAGAAGATCAAAACTAATATTAAGGAAACACACTAAAATGTCACTATTAGAAGCACAACAACTTACAATGAGATTCGGCGGTTTGACTGCGGTCAACCAAGTTAGTTTAAGCTTGGAAAAAGGCTCGATCGCCAGTTTGATCGGCCCCAACGGTGCGGGAAAAACTACATTTTTTAATATGTTGACAGGTATCTACAAACCGAGTGCCGGTAACTTGTTGCTAGAAAACAAGAATATCACCGGTTTACCACCCGATCGCCTGACAAGTTTCGGGATTGCTAGAACCTTTCAAAATATCCGCTTGTTTAACAACATGACTGTGCTGGATAATATTTTGGTAGGCAGACACAGCAGAATGAAGACAGGTTTGTTGGGTGCAATCCTCCGCCCTCCGACTGCGATCGCCGAGGAACGGGAAGCTAAAATAAAAGCCCTGAATATGCTGGATTTTGTCGGTTTAGGCGTGAAGAAAGCGCCGGAGTTGGCAAAAAACCTTTCCTACGGCGACCAGCGCAGATTGGAAATTGCCAGGGCTTTGGCTTCCGATCCGAAAGTGCTGCTGTTAGACGAACCGACGGCGGGGATGAACCCGAATGAAACGGCTGATTTAACTCGGTTTATTTACCGGATTCGCGATGAGTTGGAGTTGAGCATTTTGCTGATTGAACACGATATGAAGGTGGTGATGGGAATTAGCGATCGCGTGAGTGTGATGGAATACGGTACTAAAATTGCTGAGGGAACTCCCGCAGAAGTTCGCGCAAATCCTCGCGTGATTGAGGCATATTTGGGAAAAGAAGAAGATGCTAACGGGTAATGGTTAGATTTGGCAAAAATAATAAGGACGCTGCTCAGAGCAACGTCCCACAATTTTTATTGTGGGAGGCTGCTCTGAGCAGCATCCTAAAATTTGATAGCAAAAACTTTTACAATCTTGTCTGTTATTGGGCGCCGACAGATAAGCGATATCATGTCCGGTCAATTGACCGCAATAAAGAAGGTTCGTAGTGCGGACTTCAGTCCGCAAAAAGCCAAACAAACAAGGTTCGTAGTGCGGACTTGGGTCCGCAAAAAGCCAAACAAACAAGGTTCGTAGTGCGGACTTGGGTCCGCAAAAAGCCAAACAAACAAGGTTCGTAGTGCGGACTTGGGTCCGCAAAAAGCAGAAAACCGAAGTCCGCCCTACGAACCATTTTTGCCCTCTTAATCAACCCGACGCGCTCTGAGGTGCTACGGCTCGATATTCGGGATTTTTCCTAAACTTTTAATGGGGCCTCAGACAATTTATTCTTGAGTTTTCGCGCCCTGACTAACAATGCTAAAAACATTGTAGTACCTAATATTGTGCTGGGTTCGGGAACTGCTTCTGCTCGTGCTTCTGCTTGTACTTCTGCGAGATTGTTCTTAATTTCTACTAATCTCAAGCTAGTGGCGCTCTCGAATGTTCGCGAATATCTCCAAGAAGTAAAGAAGAGGCTTTCTATTGTGTTTGCTTGTTGATAAGGTGGCCTCAAAGTTAACTTAATTGCGCTGAAATCGAAGTTTTTGCTGCTGCTGTATACGTTGCGAGTGAAGCCATCAGAAGAGTCTAAACTGCTGGTTATTTGGACAGAATCTAACAAAATGTTGGTAACAGTGTCAATCAATCCAAAAAATATACTTCCCCTGGCGCTGGCGCGTTCCGATTGGCGGTTGTCAACTGATGAGAAAAGATTTAAATCTGTCTTAACAGCGAAGGAAAAAGTTTCTTTGGCGTCAATCTCGAAGTCGCCGATCACTGAGGCTTGGCTTTGGGCTAAACCTGCATAGTTGCTGCCGCTACCTGCGACTTCACTCTTGGAGAGATTTTTTGCCAGCAATTCGTGACAGTTAGATATAAAAGCTGCATCAGCGTTGGCTTGGCTAATCACAACACCGTCGTTAGCTATTGTAGCAGTGTTAATGTCAGTAGATGTATCTGTCTCTGTGGGTCTGTGACTGAAGTTGTTAATGATTACTTGTGCGGTAGAACCTGCTATTGTGGCAGCATTGCTGGGCGCTATACCTACAGTCAAGCCAGTTACTAAAGGAGTTACTAATAAAAATGCGATTGCTCCGGTGCTGTGATTGAATTGCATGATAAATTTCCTTAAATTTGCAGAATTTATTCTGCTGTTTTTTTTTGTGATTTATAGCGGTTGGTTTCCCTTACGTATTCATACTATCTCTTTACTTAGAGATAGTTGTAAAGTTACTGTCAAGAAATCCTTTGTTTGATTAAAAGTTCTGTAAAGTTGGCGGCAACAACTTCTGAAAATACATAGTATTCGAGCGATCGCTGAGTGTTGATTTAAGTAAAAATACTGCTTAGTCTAAAAAAGGTTTTTTTTAAATAAATGCAATAAAAATTTATAATGAGTCGGGATAATATAACAAAGCACAAAGCAGAAAGAGTAATTATGTTGGAAATCAAAGACATTCACACGTACTACGGAAATATCCACGCTCTCAAAGGAGTATCGCTCACAGTCTCGCAGGGAGAAGTTGTGACATTAATTGGTAGCAACGGGGCGGGGAAGACTACCACTCTCCGCACGATTCAAGGATTGCTGCGCCCACGCAGCGGCACTGTATTATTTGAGGGTAAGCCTTTGGAATCGCTGTCTACAGAGGCGATCGTCCGTTTGGGCATTTCTCAAAGCCCAGAAGGGCGGCTGATTTTTCCGCGCATGACTGTACAAGAAAACCTGGAAATGGGTGCTTATCTGCGTAACGATACTCTCGGTATCAAGTCGGATATGGAAAAAGCTTTAAATTTATTCCCACGTTTGCGAGAAAGAATTAGTCAAAAAGGGGGAACTCTCAGCGGGGGGGAACAGCAAATGTTGGCGATCGCCCGCGCTTTGATGTCGCGCCCCCGTTTGCTGTTATTGGACGAGCCGAGTATGGGCTTGGCGCCGATGCTAGTGAGTCAAATTTTTGCGATCGTCCGCGATATTAATGCTCAAGGAACAACTATTTTACTGGTGGAACAAAACGCCCGCATGGCTTTAAGTGTAGCCCACCGCGGCTATGTGATCCAAACTGGTGAGGTTGTAGTCGCCGGTAGTGCTAGCGATTTGCAGTCAAATGAAACTGTTCGCAAAGCATATTTAGGTGAGAGTTAAATATGGCATTGGGAATTGGGTAGTCTCCGTTTAGGCAATGATAATTATGTGTTATTTTGACAAGATAATAGCAGCATTTTGAAGTTCATTCTGGAGTAATAAACTATGTCTATGATGACCGAAGCTCTTGAGCGAATCAGTATTTACTGTCATCTCAGCAAGCCAGATAGACGCAGAGAAGAAATTGAAAGAGAACTCAGTTTTTTCCCACTTCAGCTATCTGATGAAGTATATGAATTTTATCAGTGGGCCGGCGCACCTGTAGGTATGACGTATGATTCCGATGGTTCATACAGTAATCCTACATATTCCTGTGCGCTGGAGAGATTTTTAGGAAACGCCTGTGACTTAGCTCATTGGCTGTCTATTGAGGAGGCAGAAAGATATTATTCTTCATCTATTAATGATTCAAAGTATCTCCCATTTGTTTCCTATGAGAATGGCTGGCTAGCCATTGCTGGTTCGGAAACACAGGTTGCAAACTCACCTGTGATACAAAGAGAAGATCGTGACTTTTTATGGTTTCCTAGTTTAACCAACATGATGTTAGCGATCGCCGAGTCTTTGGAAACAGTTGGAACTATATGGCCAGGAGTAACTGGTTATCATGATGAAGATTATGCAACCAACAAATACCACCAAAGAATTCAACAACAAGAAATGCAAGTGGATGCAATTGCTAAAAAGTACGGCTCCCCTAGAGGGATAATTATTACCAACTAATTCTATTGATTCAACAGTCTTAATATCGTTTCCCAGAAATATTGAAAGAATCATTAGTATTGGGCGAGATGCAGCGGAGGGTTTTTACGAACTCTGTTTGTCAGGTGCGTCGCTATTACATTGTCTATTTTTCTGGGGAAGTTAAGGGTGGCGACGCACCCTACAGCTCATAACTAATGACCAATGACAAATGACAAATGACCAATGACAAATGACAAATGACTAATTCTCGATTTCCGATCGCAACTTCCCCGTTTCCAATTCCGTTTCAAAAGCCGTCCGCACCTTTTCCCACTCTGCTTGGGCTTTTGACAGGCGATCGCGCGCGGTACGTGCATCAAAAACCTGTTCCCCTCCAGACTCAACCGCCACGCGGCCCATCAACTCCAACTCCTTGCATACTTCCGAAAAAGACACCGCTCCTAAATTGGCGCTGCTCGACTTCAGCGTGTGAGAAGCCAGCTTCAAACTGTCAGCATCGCCCAGATAAATAGCCTCCTTAATTGTTTCTAAATGCTGCTGTGCGTCTAACAAATATATCTTAATCAACTCCCCCAAAAAATCTGGATCGTCTTCATCGTCTAGCTCGCGGAGGTTGTGCAAAATATCAAAATCAATCGGTGAATTTTCTCCCGGTTCAATGCTCGAAGATTCAGCAGCACCACTGCCAACTTTGTCAGAAATAGCTGGATTTTTTGGCTCAGTAACGGTATTCAATTCATCCCGATGCAGAGGTTGGCACTTGCTGAGGGCGATCGCCAACTCTTCCCGGCGCACCGGCTTAGTAATATAATCGTCCATACCTGCTGCCAGACACTTTTCGCGATCGCCCTGCATCGCATTAGCCGTCATCGCAATAATTCTCGGCTTCTGATTAGCTGGCCATTCCCGACAAATGCGGCGCGTAGCTTCCAAGCCGTCCATCTCCGGCATTTGCACGTCCATCAGCACAACATCGTAAGATTGCCGCTTGCACGCCTCCAAAACCTCCAAGCCATTAGCCGCAATATCGGCCCGATATCCGATCCTGTCGAGCAAATGCGTAGCGACTTTTTGATTAACCACATTGTCCTCTGCTAACAAAATCCGAATCTGAGTAGAATTAGCTGCATCGCGCGTGATAGAATTGCTCGCAACCTGCCTCAAAACCGCAGGCGTCCGCTGCGCGCGGTGCTGTTCTTGAGAATTTTCAAAATACTTCAATCCCGAAGTCAAAGTCGCCACATTTGAAATTTCTCCTTTGCCGCTTCGGCCAGCAACATATCCAAAAACTTGCAGCAATACATTATAAAATTGCGACTGTTTTAGAGGCTTAGTTAAAAAAGCCGAAAAATGTACTTCTGTAGTTTCCAGTTTTTTCCAAACTTCCGCTTTGCTCAAATAAGTAAACAGCACCAAAGGTAGCGTCACTTTGCGAGGGTTTTTAACTTTGATGACATTGGGATTTAGCGCGACGCTGCTAGACAAACTGCTCAACTCCAATGAACGAATCTGCACGGCCAAAGCCACACCGTCCATATCTGGTAGATTCATTGCCAAAATAGCCAAATCGATCGCGGAGT
Proteins encoded in this region:
- a CDS encoding branched-chain amino acid ABC transporter substrate-binding protein: MQKQKQQTNQPMNFSQKSGKSATPSKTHTTENLRVPRLRKILLAAGIASLCASCQSPQTPTATTTPGSTPGSTPAATPVAVSTPGDPNTVKIVSMLPMTGSALGQAQTMVNGIKQALAETDSKACDGKIKIEYEVLDDATAAAGKWDPSQVTSNSNKVAADGSVVAAIGHYNSGAAKLSIPVLNQANVVMISPANTYPGLTKPGKGEPKEPNVYYPAGTRNFTRVVPADDLQGSVAGNWAKSLGVQKVFILDDQELYGKGIADVFEATAKKLGIQVLGREGIDIKASDYKALMNKIKALNPDMIYFGGTTQSNAGQIIKDMRNVGMTAEAVKLMGPDGIKEQALIDAGGKDAEGVYATFGGLPPKELTGEGAKWYESYKAKYNAEPEAYAAYAYESAKVAIAAINKVCKNDRAAIRDAVLATKDFNGVLGNWSFDANGDTSLAVMSGNVVKGGKWEFVSALKAE
- a CDS encoding branched-chain amino acid ABC transporter permease; translated protein: MKNWKSILLYIGVAYIVLLLGPIAGFDLPKIIGEIASSPEVLIQQLLVGLVNGALIAIIALGYTMVYGIIELINFAHGDLYMLGAFASLTVFGAFGIQDGAPLAVAIPVMLVALVVCSLFCAGLNIVVEKYAYRPLRNAPRLAPLISAIGVSFIFQNMGLFWGGLKAFIPVMGSNSAAPKSFPDLLPRVNILKVLGIQTSIVFTTKDLIVLVVALVLMVLLHVFVQYTRLGKAMRATAQSRDAAKIMGINVDQIIALTFLIGGALAGSAGILVGLYNNTIVFTMGFTAGLRAFTAAVLGGIGNIVGAMLGGVLIGVLSSLSDQYLSSRWTNAWVFGVLVVILAFRPGGLLGENVQEKV
- a CDS encoding Uma2 family endonuclease yields the protein MVQAAQKTITLDEFLQLPETKPASEYINGAILEKPMPKGKHSTIQGELITTVNAVGKPQRIAWAFPELRCTFGGRSIIPDVAIFVWNRIPLDADGEIADTFNAHPDWTIEILSPGQSQTKVINNILHCLNAGCQMGWLLDPDEKNILAYPAGQQPIALQEPTDILPIPEFMGEMQLTLGEVFGWLKPGNI
- a CDS encoding branched-chain amino acid ABC transporter permease: MSNKIIQAIKSSGILGAIAFLTVILFGGWSGTVIGWLMGTAAGFMSCQNQKVQSPIMGATVGSLAGLGLGVWLLVASVLEGVLVRPFSGQSAVDLPTTLLYGICSLTIALLTATLMGALQGLPQERQRQATLVTLAFILILFPFIDLQAKTGWIATVVQIQIFIMLALGLNITVGFAGLLDLGYAAFFAIGAYTTALLSSGQINIAWNFWVVLPIAAAVAGIAGVILGIPTLRLKGDYLAIVTLGFGEIIPVVFRNLTAIRIDEPISKIVASVLGKPELVLCLVGCDRPFNLTGGEAGINPIGRPSLPIIGTFSTGNYFPWYYLILLLVVFAYFMISRLRDSRLGRAWNAMREDELAASAMGINLVKTKLSAFAMGATFSGFAGAFYAAYISAIFPSVFDFSVSVIILCMVILGGLGNMTGVILGGIIIMSADRLYLPQLAQVLKGFLNTFVLPRIAIPQLADFLATSLDPIQLRLFLFGLTLVVMMIVRPEGLIPDKIHQAELHSDSETNNESLADARSQ
- a CDS encoding class I SAM-dependent methyltransferase, which produces MPEVNSKDETLAMSNVTGTAFIVAEFRAEENEETAPLYTDNIVKIWLNDETKEIATKIAKNSPAAKEMVKLRTKYFDDVLSNQILGGCKQVVILGSGLDTRAARINGEKATYFEIDDSTTLELKAKTLKAYNVNANVRYIPGDYVKDGLISLLKQSEFNLELPTYFLWEGNTTLIAKKDVIFVLEQIRDNVNDFRLSFDYMSEQVILRTTGYQDINDYIDKYESMYTPWITGFEKIATLADELNLKLIENFSTADLHAQYRPGRTLQSNLFKFYFVCTLENAVGCVNPEI
- a CDS encoding ABC transporter ATP-binding protein, translating into MSLLEAQQLTMRFGGLTAVNQVSLSLEKGSIASLIGPNGAGKTTFFNMLTGIYKPSAGNLLLENKNITGLPPDRLTSFGIARTFQNIRLFNNMTVLDNILVGRHSRMKTGLLGAILRPPTAIAEEREAKIKALNMLDFVGLGVKKAPELAKNLSYGDQRRLEIARALASDPKVLLLDEPTAGMNPNETADLTRFIYRIRDELELSILLIEHDMKVVMGISDRVSVMEYGTKIAEGTPAEVRANPRVIEAYLGKEEDANG
- a CDS encoding PEP-CTERM sorting domain-containing protein, translated to MQFNHSTGAIAFLLVTPLVTGLTVGIAPSNAATIAGSTAQVIINNFSHRPTETDTSTDINTATIANDGVVISQANADAAFISNCHELLAKNLSKSEVAGSGSNYAGLAQSQASVIGDFEIDAKETFSFAVKTDLNLFSSVDNRQSERASARGSIFFGLIDTVTNILLDSVQITSSLDSSDGFTRNVYSSSKNFDFSAIKLTLRPPYQQANTIESLFFTSWRYSRTFESATSLRLVEIKNNLAEVQAEARAEAVPEPSTILGTTMFLALLVRARKLKNKLSEAPLKV
- a CDS encoding ABC transporter ATP-binding protein, whose amino-acid sequence is MLEIKDIHTYYGNIHALKGVSLTVSQGEVVTLIGSNGAGKTTTLRTIQGLLRPRSGTVLFEGKPLESLSTEAIVRLGISQSPEGRLIFPRMTVQENLEMGAYLRNDTLGIKSDMEKALNLFPRLRERISQKGGTLSGGEQQMLAIARALMSRPRLLLLDEPSMGLAPMLVSQIFAIVRDINAQGTTILLVEQNARMALSVAHRGYVIQTGEVVVAGSASDLQSNETVRKAYLGES